In Physeter macrocephalus isolate SW-GA chromosome 2, ASM283717v5, whole genome shotgun sequence, a single window of DNA contains:
- the AMMECR1L gene encoding AMMECR1-like protein isoform X2, which produces MGKRRCVPPLEPKLAAGCCGVKKPKLSAGGTHGHGSQSTAVPGSSAGPLQNHQHVDGGGGRENVSDLTLGPGNPPITRMNPASGALSPLPRPNGTASATKNLVVTAEMCCYCFDVLYCHLYGFPQPRLPRFTNDPYPLFVTWKTGRDKRLRGCIGTFSAMNLHSGLREYTLTSALKDSRFPPLTREELPKLFCSVSLLTNFEDASDYLDWEVGVHGIRIEFINEKGVKRTATYLPEVAKEQDWDQIQTIDSLLRKGGFKAPITSEFRKTIKLTRNNHLAVEE; this is translated from the exons ATGGGAAAAAGACGCTGCGTCCCCCCGCTGGAGCCCAAGCTGGCGGCAGGCTGTTGTGGGGTTAAGAAGCCTAAGCTGTCTGCAGGTGGGACGCACGGTCACGGGAGCCAGTCCACAGCCGTCCCCGGCTCCAGCGCGGGGCCTCTTCAGAACCACCAGCATGTGGACGGCGGCGGTGGTCGCGAGAACGTGTCGGACTTAACTCTGGGACCTGGAAACCCTCCCATCACACGGATGAACCCCGCATCGGGAGCGCTGAGCCCTCTCCCCAGGCCCAATGGAACTGCCAGCGCCACCAAGAATCTGGTGGTGACCGCAGAGATGTGCTGCTACTGCTTCGACGTCCTCTACTGTCACCTCTACGGCTTCCCACAGCCACGCCTTCCTAGATTCACCAATGACCCCTA TCCGCTCTTTGTGACGTGGAAGACAGGGCGGGACAAGCGGCTTCGTGGCTGCATTGGGACCTTCTCAGCCATGAATCTTCATTCAGGACTCAGGGAATACACGCTAACCAG TGCACTTAAGGACAGCCGATTCCCCCCCCTGACCCGAGAGGAGCTGCCTAAACTTTTCTGCTCTGTCTCCCTCCTTACTAACTTTGAGGATGCCAGTGATTACCTGGACTGGGAG GTTGGGGTCCATGGGATTCGAATTGAATTCATCAATGAAAAAGGTGTCAAACGTACAGCCACATATTTACCTGAGGTTGCAAAGGAACAAG ACTGGGATCAGATCCAGACGATAGACTCCTTGCTCAGGAAAGGTGGCTTTAAGGCTCCAATTACCAGTGAATTCAGAAAAACCATCAAACTCACCAG GAATAATCACCTTGCAGTGGAGGAGTGA
- the AMMECR1L gene encoding AMMECR1-like protein isoform X4, with amino-acid sequence MGKRRCVPPLEPKLAAGCCGVKKPKLSAGGTHGHGSQSTAVPGSSAGPLQNHQHVDGGGGRENVSDLTLGPGNPPITRMNPASGALSPLPRPNGTASATKNLVVTAEMCCYCFDVLYCHLYGFPQPRLPRFTNDPYPLFVTWKTGRDKRLRGCIGTFSAMNLHSGLREYTLTSALKDSRFPPLTREELPKLFCSVSLLTNFEDASDYLDWEVGVHGIRIEFINEKGVKRTATYLPEVAKEQDGYPGIISDRKESEAGGLGTAVSDVCWASSHISDSPWTANWDQIQTIDSLLRKGGFKAPITSEFRKTIKLTRYRSEKVTISYAEYIASRQHCFQNGTLHAPPLYNHYS; translated from the exons ATGGGAAAAAGACGCTGCGTCCCCCCGCTGGAGCCCAAGCTGGCGGCAGGCTGTTGTGGGGTTAAGAAGCCTAAGCTGTCTGCAGGTGGGACGCACGGTCACGGGAGCCAGTCCACAGCCGTCCCCGGCTCCAGCGCGGGGCCTCTTCAGAACCACCAGCATGTGGACGGCGGCGGTGGTCGCGAGAACGTGTCGGACTTAACTCTGGGACCTGGAAACCCTCCCATCACACGGATGAACCCCGCATCGGGAGCGCTGAGCCCTCTCCCCAGGCCCAATGGAACTGCCAGCGCCACCAAGAATCTGGTGGTGACCGCAGAGATGTGCTGCTACTGCTTCGACGTCCTCTACTGTCACCTCTACGGCTTCCCACAGCCACGCCTTCCTAGATTCACCAATGACCCCTA TCCGCTCTTTGTGACGTGGAAGACAGGGCGGGACAAGCGGCTTCGTGGCTGCATTGGGACCTTCTCAGCCATGAATCTTCATTCAGGACTCAGGGAATACACGCTAACCAG TGCACTTAAGGACAGCCGATTCCCCCCCCTGACCCGAGAGGAGCTGCCTAAACTTTTCTGCTCTGTCTCCCTCCTTACTAACTTTGAGGATGCCAGTGATTACCTGGACTGGGAG GTTGGGGTCCATGGGATTCGAATTGAATTCATCAATGAAAAAGGTGTCAAACGTACAGCCACATATTTACCTGAGGTTGCAAAGGAACAAG ATGGTTATCCTGGGATCATATCTGACAGGAAAGAGTCagaagcagggggcctggggacaGCCGTTAGTGACGTGTGTTGGGCGTCATCTCACATCTCGGATTCCCCTTGGACTGCCA ACTGGGATCAGATCCAGACGATAGACTCCTTGCTCAGGAAAGGTGGCTTTAAGGCTCCAATTACCAGTGAATTCAGAAAAACCATCAAACTCACCAG GTACCGCAGTGAGAAGGTGACAATCAGTTATGCAGAATATATTGCTTCTCGACAGCACTGTTTCCAGAATGGCACTCTTCATGCCCCGCCCCTCTACAATCATTACTCCTGA
- the AMMECR1L gene encoding AMMECR1-like protein isoform X1 codes for MGKRRCVPPLEPKLAAGCCGVKKPKLSAGGTHGHGSQSTAVPGSSAGPLQNHQHVDGGGGRENVSDLTLGPGNPPITRMNPASGALSPLPRPNGTASATKNLVVTAEMCCYCFDVLYCHLYGFPQPRLPRFTNDPYPLFVTWKTGRDKRLRGCIGTFSAMNLHSGLREYTLTSALKDSRFPPLTREELPKLFCSVSLLTNFEDASDYLDWEVGVHGIRIEFINEKGVKRTATYLPEVAKEQDWDQIQTIDSLLRKGGFKAPITSEFRKTIKLTRYRSEKVTISYAEYIASRQHCFQNGTLHAPPLYNHYS; via the exons ATGGGAAAAAGACGCTGCGTCCCCCCGCTGGAGCCCAAGCTGGCGGCAGGCTGTTGTGGGGTTAAGAAGCCTAAGCTGTCTGCAGGTGGGACGCACGGTCACGGGAGCCAGTCCACAGCCGTCCCCGGCTCCAGCGCGGGGCCTCTTCAGAACCACCAGCATGTGGACGGCGGCGGTGGTCGCGAGAACGTGTCGGACTTAACTCTGGGACCTGGAAACCCTCCCATCACACGGATGAACCCCGCATCGGGAGCGCTGAGCCCTCTCCCCAGGCCCAATGGAACTGCCAGCGCCACCAAGAATCTGGTGGTGACCGCAGAGATGTGCTGCTACTGCTTCGACGTCCTCTACTGTCACCTCTACGGCTTCCCACAGCCACGCCTTCCTAGATTCACCAATGACCCCTA TCCGCTCTTTGTGACGTGGAAGACAGGGCGGGACAAGCGGCTTCGTGGCTGCATTGGGACCTTCTCAGCCATGAATCTTCATTCAGGACTCAGGGAATACACGCTAACCAG TGCACTTAAGGACAGCCGATTCCCCCCCCTGACCCGAGAGGAGCTGCCTAAACTTTTCTGCTCTGTCTCCCTCCTTACTAACTTTGAGGATGCCAGTGATTACCTGGACTGGGAG GTTGGGGTCCATGGGATTCGAATTGAATTCATCAATGAAAAAGGTGTCAAACGTACAGCCACATATTTACCTGAGGTTGCAAAGGAACAAG ACTGGGATCAGATCCAGACGATAGACTCCTTGCTCAGGAAAGGTGGCTTTAAGGCTCCAATTACCAGTGAATTCAGAAAAACCATCAAACTCACCAG GTACCGCAGTGAGAAGGTGACAATCAGTTATGCAGAATATATTGCTTCTCGACAGCACTGTTTCCAGAATGGCACTCTTCATGCCCCGCCCCTCTACAATCATTACTCCTGA
- the AMMECR1L gene encoding AMMECR1-like protein isoform X3, whose protein sequence is MEEYEEKVLALGRLELADHTQKLNSVHTPSGQRWRGSYSCDCVRGEEMQRKMCSLFREVLPCDTVNRKILTESVESLSLDLSGISPLFVTWKTGRDKRLRGCIGTFSAMNLHSGLREYTLTSALKDSRFPPLTREELPKLFCSVSLLTNFEDASDYLDWEVGVHGIRIEFINEKGVKRTATYLPEVAKEQDWDQIQTIDSLLRKGGFKAPITSEFRKTIKLTRYRSEKVTISYAEYIASRQHCFQNGTLHAPPLYNHYS, encoded by the exons ATGGAGGAGTATGAAGAAAAAGTCCTTGCTCTCGGAAGACTTGAGTTGGCAGATCACACACAGAAGCTAAATAGTGTTCACACACCGTCTGGGCAGAGGTGGAGAGGAAGTTACTCCTGTGATTGTGTCAGAGGAgaagaaatgcagagaaaaatgtGCTCACTCTTTAGGGAAGTATTGCCGTGCGATACCGTGAACAGAAAAATCCTGACTGAGTCGGTGGAGAGTCTAAGCCTTGATCTGAGTGGGATCAG TCCGCTCTTTGTGACGTGGAAGACAGGGCGGGACAAGCGGCTTCGTGGCTGCATTGGGACCTTCTCAGCCATGAATCTTCATTCAGGACTCAGGGAATACACGCTAACCAG TGCACTTAAGGACAGCCGATTCCCCCCCCTGACCCGAGAGGAGCTGCCTAAACTTTTCTGCTCTGTCTCCCTCCTTACTAACTTTGAGGATGCCAGTGATTACCTGGACTGGGAG GTTGGGGTCCATGGGATTCGAATTGAATTCATCAATGAAAAAGGTGTCAAACGTACAGCCACATATTTACCTGAGGTTGCAAAGGAACAAG ACTGGGATCAGATCCAGACGATAGACTCCTTGCTCAGGAAAGGTGGCTTTAAGGCTCCAATTACCAGTGAATTCAGAAAAACCATCAAACTCACCAG GTACCGCAGTGAGAAGGTGACAATCAGTTATGCAGAATATATTGCTTCTCGACAGCACTGTTTCCAGAATGGCACTCTTCATGCCCCGCCCCTCTACAATCATTACTCCTGA